Proteins found in one Ovis canadensis isolate MfBH-ARS-UI-01 breed Bighorn chromosome 20, ARS-UI_OviCan_v2, whole genome shotgun sequence genomic segment:
- the LOC138425534 gene encoding BOLA class I histocompatibility antigen, alpha chain BL3-6-like translates to MGPGTLLLLLSGALVLTETWAGSHSLSYFCTCVSRPGLGEPRFIAVGYVDYTQFARFDSDAPSPRMEPRAPWMEQEGPEFWEEMTRDAKKAQQRLRSGLNTMRGFYNESEAGSHTLQWVFGCDVGPDGRLLRGIWQNAYDGADYISLNEDLRSWTAADTAAQITKRKWEISGEAEFQRNYLEVKCVQWLHRHLETGKDTLLRADPPKTHVAHHPVSDREVTLRCWALGFYPEEISLTWQRDGEDQTQDMEAVETRPSGDGTFQKWAALVVPSGEEQRYTCRVQHEGLQEPLTLRWEPPQPSIPIMGIIVGLLLLMVTGAVVTGAVIWWKKHSGEIGGGYTQAASNDGV, encoded by the exons ATGGGGCCGGGAACCCTCCTCCTGCTGCTCTCGGGGGCCCTGGTCCTGACCGAGACCTGGGCCG gctcCCACTCCCTGAGCTATTTCTGCACCTGCGTGTCCCGGCCCGGCCTCGGGGAGCCGCGTTTCATTGCCGTCGGCTACGTGGACTACACGCAGTTCGCGCGGTTCGACAGCGACGCCCCGAGTCCGAGAATGGAGCCGCGGGCGCCGTGGATGGAGCAGGAGGGGCCGGAATTTTGGGAGGAGATGACGCGAGATGCCAAGAAAGCTCAACAGAGATTGCGATCAGGCTTGAACACCATGCGCGGTTTCTACAACGAGAGCGAGGCCG GGTCTCACACCCTCCAGTGGGTGTTTGGCTGCGACGTGGGGCCGGACGGGCGCCTCCTCCGCGGGATCTGGCAGAACGCCTATGACGGTGCGGACTACATCTCCCTGAACGAAGACCTGCGCTCCTGGACCGCGGCGGACACGGCGGCTCAGATCACCAAGCGCAAGTGGGAAATCTCCGGTGAGGCAGAGTTCCAGCGGAACTACCTGGAGGTCAAGTGCGTGCAGTGGCTCCACAGACACTTGGAGACCGGAAAGGACACGCTGCTGCGGGCAG ACCCTCCAAAGACACATGTGGCCCATCACCCCGTCTCTGACCGTGAGGTCACCCTGaggtgctgggccctgggcttcTACCCTGAGGAGATCTCACTGACGTGGCAGCGTGATGGGGAGGACCAGACTCAGGACATGGAGGCTGTGGAGACCAGGCCTTCAGGGGATGGAACCTTCCAGAAGTGGGCGGCCCTGGTGGTGCCTTCTGGAGAGGAGCAGAGATACACGTGCCGTGTGCAGCACGAGGGGCTTCAGGAGCCCCTCACCCTGAGATGGG AACCTCCTCAGCCCTCCATCCCCATCATGGGCATCATTGTTGGCCTGCTTCTCCTCATGGTCACTGGAGCTGTGGTGACTGGAGCTGTGATTTGGTGGAAAAAACACTCAG GTGAAATAGGAGGGGGCTACACCCAGGCTGCAA GCAATGACGGTGTCTAG
- the LOC138425535 gene encoding MHC class I polypeptide-related sequence B-like, producing MDLLARLHHRSVLRRGSSGPPAFLRSRSLWQGDKIWAMGLSRVWQFLAVAAFLVSLGNAAGSHSLSYSIKVLSRDGFVQSGCFAEGYLDHQTFLHYDHKKGRAEPWGRWAEKLEAETWKTESKDLNETWKELGKLLAEILSLQKEKGGFHSLQETVGCKIHEDSHPWGFRLLHFNGELLLSCSPEAHGCALPQSSAQTLAVEVVKSWDTDGFLSKHYQAHVQGELCGRLRGYLESWTGFMERTVPPAVNVTRSQDSEGMVHLTGKTLVHQISWWIVSIPVVVFIIGFCV from the exons ATGGATTTGCTGGCGCGACTTCACCACCGCTCAGTTCTCCGCCGCGGTTCCTCGGGTCCGCCAGCTTTCCTTCGGTCCCGGAGCCTCTGGCAGGGAGACAAGATCTGGGCCATGGGGCTCTCTCGTGTCTGGCAGTTTCTAGCCGTCGCTGCCTTTTTAGTGTCCCTGGGTAACGCCGCCG GATCCCACAGTCTTTCTTACAGCATCAAAGTGCTCTCCCGGGATGGCTTTGTGCAGTCCGGGTGTTTTGCTGAGGGATACTTGGATCATCAGACCTTCCTGCACTATGATCACAAAAAAGGCAGGGCAGAGCCCTGGGGACGGTGGGCTGAAAAGCTGGAAGCAGAGACGTGGAAGACAGAGTCCAAGGACTTGAACGAGACCTGGAAGGAGCTTGGAAAACTCCTAGCAGAGATCTTGTCActgcagaaggagaaaggag gCTTCCATTCCCTCCAGGAGACTGTGGGCTGCAAGATCCATGAAGACAGCCACCCCTGGGGCTTCCGGCTTCTCCACTTCAACGGGGAGCTCCTCCTCTCCTGTTCCCCGGAGGCCCATGGATGTGCCCTGCCCCAGTCCTCGGCTCAGACCTTGGCCGTGGAAGTGGTGAAGTCTTGGGACACAGACGGCTTTCTAAGCAAGCATTACCAGGCCCACGTGCAGGGAGAACTTTGTGGGAGACTGCGGGGCTACCTGGAGTCCTGGACGGGCTTCATGGAGAGGACAG TGCCCCCAGCTGTGAATGTGACCCGCAGCCAGGACTCGGAGGGCATGGTCCACCTCACAG GAAAGACCCTGGTGCACCAGATATCATGGTGGATCGTGAGCattcctgttgttgtttttatcatCGGATTTTGTGTCTAA